From the genome of Gammaproteobacteria bacterium:
GGAAGATGCGTCCGTCGCCCCCACGGGCCGCTTTCTCCCACTCCGCCTCGCTCGGCAGCGTCACGCGCCAGCCGCCGGCGAGTCGGCTCCTCACCTCCGCCGGCGTCGCCGGGGACTCGCGCAGAAGCTCCTCCAGCCACCGGCAGTACGCCAGGGCGTCGGGCCAGGAGACGAGGGACACGGGATGGAGCAGGGGCCCCGCGAGAGCCTGCGGGTCGGTTTCGTGACCGGCGGCTTCGACGAAGGCCGCGAACTGTGCCACGGTCACCTCGCTGCGGCCGATGAAGAACGCCGGGACATCGACGACGCCCTGCGGCCGATCGGCGCTCCAGCGCTCGACGTCGTAGGCGAGGGTGTCAATGGCGGGATCGCTCCCCATGAGGAAGGGTCCGTCGGCGATCTCCACGAAGCCGAGCAGCGGGCTGTCCGGCAGATGGCCCAGATCGGCGCGGTAGCCCGGAAGCTCGAGAGCGAGGG
Proteins encoded in this window:
- a CDS encoding SUMF1/EgtB/PvdO family nonheme iron enzyme, which translates into the protein MRLLAAFAAAGLILVGVCLDYRHQTARAGSGSLNSGGIAPVPAESAALALELPGYRADLGHLPDSPLLGFVEIADGPFLMGSDPAIDTLAYDVERWSADRPQGVVDVPAFFIGRSEVTVAQFAAFVEAAGHETDPQALAGPLLHPVSLVSWPDALAYCRWLEELLRESPATPAEVRSRLAGGWRVTLPSEAEWEKAARGGDGRIFPWGNELRRDRANFATGRTAPVGEVDCPECAHGLRDMSGNVWEWTRSPWQPYPYDETDDREGLEGDPLWVMRGGSFADPVRNVRAAIRGAAGPDVRREFIGFRVVIARR